A window of the Bos indicus x Bos taurus breed Angus x Brahman F1 hybrid chromosome X, Bos_hybrid_MaternalHap_v2.0, whole genome shotgun sequence genome harbors these coding sequences:
- the LOC113887758 gene encoding spindlin-2B-like isoform X1, with amino-acid sequence MKTPNSQEAEGQQTRAVSRKATGSANMMKKKASQKKQRGRTSSLPCSNIVGCRISHGWKEGDEPITQWKGTVLDQVPINPCLYLIKYDGIDCVYGLELNRDERVLSLKILSDRVTSTQVSDANLANTIIGKSVKHMFEDKHGSKDEWRGMVLAQAPIMKAWFYITYEKDPVLYTYQLLDDYKEGDLHIITESNESPLAEMEPGEVVYGLIGKHVEYTKEDGSKQIGIVIHQIEAKPSVCFIKFDDDFHIYVYDLMKMS; translated from the coding sequence ATGAAAACCCCCAACTCACAGGAGGCCGAAGGCCAGCAAACTAGGGCTGTTTCACGAAAAGCCACTGGATCTGCAAATATGATGAAGAAAAAAGCTTCGCAAAAGAAGCAGAGAGGCAGAACTTCGTCCCTGCCCTGCAGTAACATTGTGGGCTGCAGAATTTCACATGGATGGAAGGAAGGTGATGAACCCATCACTCAGTGGAAAGGAACTGTTCTGGATCAAGTGCCTATAAATCCTTGCCTTTATCTGATAAAATATGATGGAATTGACTGTGTATATGGACTGGAACTTAACAGAGATGAAAGAGTTTTGTCTCTTAAAATTCTTTCTGATAGGGTGACATCAactcaagtcagtgatgcaaaCCTTGCAAATACTATAATTGGTAAATCTGTGAAACATATGTTTGAGGATAAGCATGGTTCTAAGGATGAATGGAGAGGAATGGTCTTAGCCCAAGCACCGATCATGAAAGCCTGGTTTTATATTACCTATGAGAAAGATCCTGTCTTGTACACATACCAACTTCTAGATGATTATAAAGAAGGAGATCTCCATATCATAACAGAGTCCAATGAGTCCCCTCTCGCAGAAATGGAGCCAGGAGAAGTTGTATATGGTCTGATAGGTAAACATGTGGAATATACCAAAGAAGATGGCTCCAAACAGATCGGAATAGTCATTCACCAAATTGAAGCTAAACCCTCTGTGTGTTTCATCAAGTTTGATGATGATTTCCATATCTATGTCTATGATTTGATGAAAATGTCCTAA
- the LOC113888036 gene encoding nuclease-sensitive element-binding protein 1-like, whose translation MSEVGEATLTDLAASFCSHATWKPLASLGGGDQNLALDTSHLRGDGIPKATTGVAKGKVPKKVISKRVLGTVVWFKEKKGYGFISRQDTQEDVFVHHTAITGKNPCTYRGSVDDGEMVEFDVVQGEWGTEAANVTGPAGAPLKGSRYTAHRTSICQDFKIHSHVPPPAPSVTRHPSILATTSGPRSDLQPGSAPTARQEGRPQQGRGPSYLLSRPRGRGTTTPDPRHSPGISQELETEHSKSGHEVSSNLPQRHPPRYGSCHPKNPHRCPQQVPGTQGQNSNREGKFRKSPIETPASVAVAKKNDAPEEENPSVMDAPSAARA comes from the exons ATGAGTGAGGTGGGAGAGGCCACCCTCACGGACTTGGCCGCTTCCTTCTGCTCTCACGCCACGTGGAAACCCCTGGCATCCTTGGGAGGTGGAGACCAGAACCTAGCCCTAGACACAAGCCACCTCAGAGGGGATGGGATCCCCAAGGCCACCACCGGGGTCGCCAAGGGAAAGGTGCCTAAGAAGGTCATCTCTAAGAGGGTCTTAGGCACTGTCGTGTGGTTTAAGGAGAAGAAAGGGTACGGCTTCATCAGCAGGCAGGATACCCAGGAAGATGTGTTTGTTCACCATACGGCCATCACCGGGAAAAACCCCTGCACGTACCGAGGCAGTGTGGACGACGGCGAGATGGTGGAGTTTGACGTGGTGCAGGGTGAGTGGGGCACCGAGGCTGCAAACGTGACTGGGCCAGCCGGGGCGCCACTGAAGGGAAGCCGCTACACTGCCCACCGCACCAGCATCTGCCAGGACTTCAAAATCCACAGCCATGTGCCACCACC GGCCCCATCTGTGACCCGCCACCCATCGATCCTGGCTACCACCAGCGGCCCCCGGTCCGACCTGCAGCCTGGGTCCGCCCCCACCGCAAGGCAGGAGGGGCGTCCTCAGCAGGGTCGGGGCCCCAGCTACCTGCTGAGTCGCCCTAGGGGCCGAGGCACCACCACTCCTGATCCAAGACACTCACCAGGCATCTCACAGGAGCTGGAGACAGAGCACAGCAAGAGTGGGCACGAAGTCAGCAGCAATCTGCCACAGAGGCACCCTCCACGCTATGGATCCTGCCATCCCAAAAACCCGCACCGCTGCCCACAACAAGTACCTGGCACCCAGGGACAGAATTCCAACCGAGAGGGCAAGTTCAGGAAGAGCCCCATTGAAACACCTGCTTCTGTCGCTGTGGCCAAGAAGAACGATGCCCCTGAGGAGGAGAACCCCTCGGTCATGGATGCGCCCTCTGCTGCCCGGGCCTAG
- the LOC113887758 gene encoding spindlin-2B-like isoform X2 has protein sequence MKTPNSQEAEGQQTRAVSRKATGSANMMKKKASQKKQRGRTSSLPCSNIVGCRISHGWKEGDEPITQWKGTVLDQKDPVLYTYQLLDDYKEGDLHIITESNESPLAEMEPGEVVYGLIGKHVEYTKEDGSKQIGIVIHQIEAKPSVCFIKFDDDFHIYVYDLMKMS, from the exons ATGAAAACCCCCAACTCACAGGAGGCCGAAGGCCAGCAAACTAGGGCTGTTTCACGAAAAGCCACTGGATCTGCAAATATGATGAAGAAAAAAGCTTCGCAAAAGAAGCAGAGAGGCAGAACTTCGTCCCTGCCCTGCAGTAACATTGTGGGCTGCAGAATTTCACATGGATGGAAGGAAGGTGATGAACCCATCACTCAGTGGAAAGGAACTGTTCTGGATCAA AAAGATCCTGTCTTGTACACATACCAACTTCTAGATGATTATAAAGAAGGAGATCTCCATATCATAACAGAGTCCAATGAGTCCCCTCTCGCAGAAATGGAGCCAGGAGAAGTTGTATATGGTCTGATAGGTAAACATGTGGAATATACCAAAGAAGATGGCTCCAAACAGATCGGAATAGTCATTCACCAAATTGAAGCTAAACCCTCTGTGTGTTTCATCAAGTTTGATGATGATTTCCATATCTATGTCTATGATTTGATGAAAATGTCCTAA
- the LOC113887602 gene encoding spindlin-2B translates to MKTPISQEAEGQQTRAVAGKATGSANMMKKKASQKKQRGRPSSQPRRNIVGCRISHGWKEGDEPITQWKGTVLDQVPINPSLYLVKYDGIDCVYGLELHRDERVLSLKILSDRVASTQVSDANLANTIIGKAVEHMFEDEHGSKDEWRGMVLAQAPIMKAWFYITYEKDPVLYMYQLLDDYKEGDLRIMPESNESPLAEREPGGVVDGLIGKHVEYTKEDGSKRIGMVIHQVEAKPSVYFIKFDDDFHIYVYDLVKKS, encoded by the coding sequence ATGAAAACCCCCATCTCACAGGAGGCCGAAGGGCAGCAAACCAGGGCTGTTGCAGGAAAGGCCACTGGGTCTGCAAACATGATGAAGAAAAAAGCCTCCCAAAAGAAGCAGAGAGGCAGACCTTCGTCCCAGCCCCGCAGGAACATTGTGGGCTGCAGAATTTCACATGGATGGAAGGAAGGTGATGAACCAATCACTCAGTGGAAAGGAACTGTTCTGGATCAGGTGCCTATAAATCCTTCTCTTTATCTGGTGAAATATGATGGAATTGACTGTGTCTATGGACTGGAACTTCACAGAGATGAAAGAGTTTTGTCTCTTAAAATTCTTTCTGACAGGGTGGCATCAactcaagtcagtgatgcaaaCCTTGCAAATACCATAATTGGTAAAGCTGTGGAACATATGTTTGAGGATGAGCATGGTTCTAAGGATGAATGGAGAGGAATGGTCTTAGCCCAAGCACCGATCATGAAAGCCTGGTTTTATATTACCTATGAGAAAGACCCTGTCTTGTACATGTACCAACTTCTAGATGATTATAAAGAAGGAGACCTCCGTATCATGCCAGAGTCCAATGAGTCTCCTCTCGCAGAAAGGGAGCCAGGAGGAGTTGTAGATGGTCTGATAGGTAAACATGTGGAATATACCAAAGAAGATGGCTCCAAACGGATTGGAATGGTCATTCACCAAGTGGAAGCCAAACCCTCTGTTTATTTCATCAAGTTTGATGATGATTTCCATATCTATGTCTATGATTTGGTGAAAAAGTCCTAA